A single genomic interval of Coccidioides posadasii str. Silveira chromosome 1, complete sequence harbors:
- a CDS encoding uncharacterized protein (EggNog:ENOG410PI77~COG:S~BUSCO:9375at33183), whose protein sequence is MPSKLSTPVLTVDPAKIHEVDTRSAESLHGMWMVFSRCADYMEEGRRLENLSWRLWNLETFCTSPPTRFQKRRIDRLRRESKDIPELSTSVDSAASDEAERIESQIKSPPKDMDIKPRILGVDPMLSMSRGRERHITSIGLEKMVYKIKEKKSLEPIAALPTSSPQEQQSQQQSLDITPRAASPTPTPKVRNAWESVKPHHSTDSCSTVALEANDSEASRTPASDTSVSSAGIVNSSSVVRGFSPSHISSSYRSKTQLNTGLVAPKPMTAIKPSPLKKKGMFTLGGSSGDDESSFEDRMAIKPQRSSLTDGLHKSTLSQQMQTDLKAAPPSDAAKSTKESTDDEAAIETDDEDIPESAIDDDSDWEDSVTESGRSSLDEKELFQRVDSRPNLVSRPSLLTMMMHQPQQTLVSGKGRNHNSRSTPALQRSRLASPNHQSSDEDDDENTLTMRGPEVPRSKPIVVKSVPMHSIAHSPRTTRRNMLATELTESLRRHLLWERQQKTAPAAAAFKRRHTAHDMANLQEYPGPKPSTEEQQQPQRQPPQAVHSSVQQVKDKETSKNNSWNHYFDYGPWEYHVKGW, encoded by the exons ATGCCGTCGAAGCTAAGCACGCCGGTCCTGACGGTGGACCCGGCGAAGATACACGAGGTTGATACGAGGAGTGCAGAGTCTCTTCATGGAATGTGGATGG TGTTCTCCCGGTGCGCAGACTATATGGAAGAAGGCAGACGGCTAGAAAACCTGAGCTGGAGATTGTGGAACCTAGAGACATTTTGCACATCTCCGCCGACAAGGTTTCAGAAGCGCAGGATAGACAGATTGCGCCGCGAATCCAAGGATATCCCTGAACTATCGACAAGCGTGGACTCGGCCGCCTCCGATGAAGCTGAGCGGATTGAAAGCCAAATCAAGTCGCCACCCAAGGACATGGACATCAAACCCAGGATCCTTGGAGTGGACCCGATGCTGAGCATGAGCCGCGGCAGAGAGCGACACATCACCTCAATAGGCTTGGAAAAGATGGTATACAAGATCAAGGAGAAAAAGTCCCTGGAGCCCATCGCTGCTTTACCCACATCTTCGCCACAGGAACAACAATCCCAGCAACAATCGTTGGACATCACGCCACGCGCCGCGTCCCCTACCCCAACCCCCAAAGTACGGAACGCTTGGGAATCAGTCAAACCCCATCATTCTACGGATTCTTGCTCGACAGTCGCGCTCGAAGCAAACGATAGTGAAGCCAGCCGGACTCCAGCCTCAGATACAAGCGTCTCATCAGCAGGTATCGTCAACTCTTCGAGCGTCGTCCGAGGATTCTCCCCATCCCATATCTCTTCATCTTATCGATCCAAGACTCAGCTTAATACTGGACTCGTTGCTCCTAAGCCGATGACCGCGATTAAACCTTCTCctttgaagaagaagggCATGTTCACGCTCGGCGGTTCATCTGGTGACGACGAGAGCTCATTCGAAGACCGAATGGCGATCAAACCTCAGAGAAGCTCACTGACCGATGGTTTGCACAAATCCACACTTTCCCAGCAGATGCAAACCGATCTTAAGGCCGCGCCTCCTTCAGACGCAGCGAAATCCACCAAGGAGAGCACAGATGACGAGGCAGCCATTGAAACCGATGATGAAGACATCCCTGAGAGCGCAATCGACGATGATTCTGACTGGGAGGATTCTGTCACCGAAAGCGGCCGATCAAGCCTTGACGAAAAGGAGCTCTTCCAGCGAGTCGATTCTCGACCAAATCTAGTCTCACGTCCCTCGTTGCTAACGATGATGATGCACCAACCCCAACAGACTTTAGTGTCGGGAAAAGGTCGAAACCATAACTCGCGATCTACCCCTGCCCTTCAGCGATCTCGGTTGGCTTCACCAAACCACCAATCCTCGGATGAAGATGACGACGAGAACACCCTGACCATGAGAGGACCCGAAGTCCCTCGCTCCAAGCCAATTGTCGTCAAATCTGTACCGATGCACTCGATAGCCCATTCGCCACGCACTACGCGACGAAACATGCTTGCTACGGAACTCACAGAGTCATTAAGGCGACACCTACTTTGGGAACGCCAGCAAAAGACGGCGCCAGCCGCTGCTGCCTTCAAACGGCGGCACACAGCTCACGATATGGCTAATCTACAAGAGTATCCTGGTCCGAAACCTTCGACGGAGGAACAGCAACAACCACAGCGACAGCCTCCTCAAGCGGTACACTCATCGGTCCAGCAGGTGAAGGATAAGGAAACCTCGAAGAACAATTCGTGGAATCACTACTTCGACTACGGCCCTTGGGAATACCATGTCAAAGGCTGGTAG